In Phenylobacterium zucineum HLK1, one DNA window encodes the following:
- a CDS encoding TonB-dependent receptor yields MRAILLAGCAAFALTAGTAAAQDGPEFAIEEVVVTAQKRSENLQDVPVSVTALSGEALADRGVTNVTGLNNLAPGLRVSSGDAAANPKIFIRGVGLSDFNPNSSSGVGIYVDGVYVSSPLAQMAGFFDIGQIEILRGPQGTLYGRNTNGGAVNVTTKRPTRSFSAEASAEYATYDAVNLTGAVSGPLIEDVLLVRAAGQLVKDDGYTYNRLTGNDLNDTDYWAVRLSALYTPREDVEALFQVNRFANRGDATQPQHRALFPLTAEAAGADGFCAPGFYGSGQCGDAFGYADLDDDDRATAVNQEGKDKIDLFGASAHVTWDLGPVSLVSVTAYSWAHRNAFENTDSSPARMIEINYLARQRQFTQELRLQSDGGPDARLNWVLGGYYMDETVKDASTQDVLGDLRPLFPDGFSLADSVGAFSYPYTQETKSYAIFGQADYRLTERLVGTVGLRYSADDKSFDYRSQAEGGLIVLLTSQQDKTFSAWSGRLGLRYEVSDDLNVYATYNRGFKSGGFFGGLATTPEELIPYDNEQLDAYEVGLKSQLFDRRLRLNLSAFYYDYQDQQVFAQALRNGLTVLVLDNAANSEVYGAEVEATARLSRNLTIDAGLSLLDAKYGQYVSEGDDFTGNRLPQSPKVTFNAAANYVRPLPWGGDVVATVDAAYSSKIYFDNSNAQRLSQDGVWVFGAQAGWRAPGGGLEAGLFARNLFDETYAVSISNIDSLGVDLLTLNRPRSLGVYVRYRY; encoded by the coding sequence ATGAGAGCCATACTGCTTGCCGGCTGCGCGGCCTTCGCGCTGACCGCCGGGACCGCCGCCGCGCAGGACGGCCCCGAGTTCGCGATCGAAGAAGTCGTGGTGACGGCGCAGAAGCGCAGTGAGAACCTGCAGGACGTGCCCGTCTCGGTGACCGCGCTGTCCGGCGAGGCCCTGGCGGACCGGGGCGTCACCAACGTCACCGGGCTCAACAACCTGGCGCCCGGGCTGCGGGTCAGCAGCGGCGACGCCGCCGCCAACCCCAAGATCTTCATCCGCGGCGTCGGCCTCAGCGACTTCAACCCCAATTCGTCCAGCGGCGTCGGCATCTATGTCGACGGCGTCTACGTGAGCTCGCCGCTGGCGCAGATGGCGGGCTTCTTCGACATCGGCCAGATCGAGATCCTGCGCGGGCCCCAGGGCACGCTGTACGGCCGGAACACCAACGGCGGGGCGGTGAACGTCACGACCAAGCGCCCGACCCGCAGCTTCTCGGCCGAGGCCTCGGCCGAGTACGCCACCTACGACGCGGTCAATCTGACCGGCGCGGTGAGCGGGCCGCTCATCGAGGACGTGCTCTTGGTCCGCGCCGCGGGCCAGCTGGTGAAGGACGACGGCTACACCTACAACCGCTTGACCGGGAACGACCTGAACGACACCGACTATTGGGCCGTGCGCCTGTCGGCGCTCTACACGCCCCGCGAGGACGTCGAGGCGCTGTTCCAGGTGAACCGCTTCGCGAACCGGGGCGACGCCACCCAGCCGCAGCATCGCGCCCTGTTCCCCCTGACGGCGGAAGCCGCCGGTGCCGACGGCTTCTGCGCGCCGGGCTTCTATGGCTCTGGCCAGTGCGGCGACGCCTTCGGCTACGCCGATCTCGACGACGACGACCGGGCGACGGCGGTGAACCAGGAGGGCAAGGACAAGATCGACCTCTTCGGCGCGTCCGCCCACGTCACCTGGGACCTCGGCCCTGTCTCGCTGGTGTCCGTGACCGCCTACTCGTGGGCGCACCGCAACGCCTTCGAGAACACCGATTCCAGCCCTGCCCGGATGATCGAGATCAACTATCTCGCGCGGCAGCGGCAGTTCACCCAGGAACTGCGGCTGCAGTCCGACGGCGGTCCGGACGCCCGCCTCAACTGGGTGCTCGGCGGCTACTACATGGACGAGACGGTGAAGGACGCCTCCACCCAGGACGTGCTGGGCGATCTGCGCCCGCTGTTCCCCGACGGCTTCAGCCTCGCCGACAGCGTGGGGGCGTTCAGCTATCCCTACACCCAGGAGACCAAGAGCTATGCGATCTTCGGCCAGGCCGACTACCGCCTGACGGAGCGCCTCGTGGGGACCGTCGGCCTGCGCTATTCGGCCGACGACAAGTCCTTCGATTATCGCAGCCAGGCCGAGGGCGGCCTCATCGTCCTGCTCACCTCGCAGCAGGACAAGACCTTCTCGGCCTGGTCCGGCCGCCTCGGCCTGCGCTACGAGGTCAGCGACGACCTCAACGTCTATGCGACCTACAACCGGGGCTTCAAGAGCGGCGGCTTCTTCGGGGGCCTGGCCACGACGCCCGAGGAGCTCATCCCCTACGACAACGAGCAGCTCGACGCCTACGAGGTCGGCCTGAAGTCGCAGCTGTTCGACCGCCGCCTGCGCCTCAACCTCTCGGCCTTCTACTACGACTACCAGGACCAGCAGGTCTTCGCCCAGGCGCTGCGCAACGGGCTGACCGTGCTGGTGCTCGACAACGCCGCGAACTCCGAGGTGTACGGCGCCGAGGTGGAGGCCACGGCCCGGCTCAGTCGGAACCTGACGATCGACGCGGGCCTGTCGCTTCTGGACGCCAAGTACGGCCAGTATGTCTCGGAAGGCGACGATTTCACGGGCAATCGCCTGCCGCAGTCGCCGAAGGTCACGTTCAACGCCGCCGCCAACTACGTCCGCCCCCTGCCCTGGGGCGGCGACGTGGTGGCCACGGTGGACGCCGCCTATTCGTCGAAGATCTACTTCGACAACTCCAACGCCCAGCGCCTGTCGCAGGACGGGGTCTGGGTGTTCGGGGCGCAGGCCGGCTGGCGCGCTCCCGGCGGCGGGCTTGAAGCTGGCCTCTTCGCCCGCAATCTCTTCGACGAGACCTACGCCGTGTCGATCTCGAACATCGACAGCCTCGGGGTTGACCTGCTGACCCTCAACCGGCCGCGCAGCCTCGGCGTCTATGTGCGGTATCGCTACTAG
- a CDS encoding TonB-dependent receptor plug domain-containing protein yields MLRSAWRGALAASTATAALLAVAPAAQAQDGEVAEVVVTGSRIARQDLVSSSPVATVSQEEIAVVGANNVEEYLNSLPQLIAGATKSTNVAGSADATATLNLRGLGAKRTLVLVNGRRFVPTTQEGIVDVNNIPASLVERVEVVTGGASAVYGSDAMAGVVNFILKDRFQGLEMDAQYGVSDEGDADAWNASATMGAAGEKASAWLHVSLEQRKKLRGTERPISVVSYIDANGNFVPSGSAGRLGGTLVGIPTPNGSGGFVNRDYALDNMIPRPFVNSDFNFDARGDYAIQIPLDRVNVYGRGEYEFTPDISGFVEVTYNNLDSRAILSPTAPNIRQTTNVPGLPANASFITPEIRALLNARPDPNAPFSLRFLAPEPFPKREIAFNRDIYRLLGGFEGRLSDSWQWGVSYSYSHVATTEVQKGDISRRTFVEASTPSAADPTKCANGNPRCVLVTNLTNWSPELVDYLLVDNISSTEITDQVASAYATGDLFTLPAGEVKAAIGAEWRKISSVDNPAPVLLDFASAGFGERNRTAGSYSVKELFGEAIVPLIADAPMMDYVGLELAARYSDYSLAGEVWTYKAGGEWRVNPDIRFRALYQRAVRAPNITELFGGLVNTYPFIVDPCSASANPSGQVAALCVAQGVPASALGSYQQNGAALEARLVSNPNLDPEKSDTLTLGMVYTPSQIPGLSLTLDYYDIEISDAIERLGGGAQGVLAGCFASGDANNPFCRTFSRSPTTYEIVDFGVPLANVASLKTSGVDMAASYRWSMDSLGIGDDDADLRATLMGTWVDKNVFRANDTAAPTDRVGTVGGDTPAIPEWRANATLNYASAGLELTWNVEYLSSVKDRKYANNLAAGVANPKAGIANPKVGAYWYHNVRAAYDLDRFTVYGGVRNLFDKDPPMLSSPIESNTDPNTYDMIGRYLFVGVSAKF; encoded by the coding sequence ATGCTTCGATCCGCATGGCGGGGGGCGCTGGCCGCCTCCACCGCGACCGCGGCGCTGCTGGCGGTCGCGCCCGCGGCACAGGCCCAGGACGGCGAAGTCGCCGAGGTCGTGGTCACCGGCTCGCGCATCGCGCGCCAGGACCTGGTGAGCTCCAGCCCGGTGGCCACCGTGAGCCAGGAGGAGATCGCGGTCGTCGGCGCCAACAACGTCGAGGAGTATCTCAACTCGCTGCCGCAGCTGATCGCCGGCGCGACCAAGTCGACCAACGTGGCCGGCTCGGCCGACGCGACCGCGACGCTGAACCTGCGCGGCCTGGGCGCCAAGCGGACGCTGGTGCTGGTGAACGGCCGCCGCTTCGTGCCGACCACCCAGGAAGGCATCGTCGACGTCAACAACATCCCGGCCTCGCTCGTCGAGCGCGTCGAGGTGGTCACCGGCGGCGCCTCGGCCGTGTACGGCTCGGACGCCATGGCCGGCGTCGTGAACTTCATCCTGAAGGACCGCTTCCAGGGCCTCGAGATGGACGCCCAGTACGGCGTCTCTGACGAGGGCGACGCCGACGCCTGGAACGCCTCGGCCACCATGGGCGCGGCGGGTGAGAAGGCCTCGGCCTGGCTGCACGTCAGCCTGGAGCAGCGCAAGAAGCTGCGCGGCACCGAGCGTCCGATCTCGGTCGTCAGCTACATCGACGCCAACGGCAACTTCGTGCCGTCCGGCTCGGCCGGCCGCCTTGGCGGCACCCTGGTCGGCATTCCGACGCCGAACGGCTCGGGCGGCTTCGTCAACCGCGACTACGCGCTGGACAACATGATCCCGCGTCCGTTCGTGAACTCCGACTTCAACTTCGACGCCCGCGGCGACTACGCGATCCAGATCCCGCTCGACCGCGTCAACGTCTACGGCCGCGGCGAGTACGAGTTCACCCCGGACATCTCCGGCTTCGTCGAGGTGACCTACAACAACCTCGACTCGCGGGCGATCCTGTCGCCGACCGCGCCGAACATCCGCCAGACGACCAACGTCCCCGGCCTGCCGGCGAACGCCTCGTTCATCACGCCCGAGATCCGCGCGCTGCTGAACGCCCGGCCCGATCCGAACGCGCCGTTCTCGCTGCGCTTCCTGGCGCCCGAGCCGTTCCCCAAGCGCGAGATCGCCTTCAACCGCGACATCTACCGCCTGCTGGGCGGCTTCGAGGGCCGCCTGTCCGACAGCTGGCAGTGGGGCGTGAGCTACAGCTACAGCCACGTCGCCACGACCGAGGTGCAGAAGGGCGACATCTCCCGCCGGACCTTCGTCGAGGCCTCGACGCCGAGCGCGGCCGATCCGACCAAGTGCGCCAACGGCAACCCGCGCTGCGTGCTGGTCACCAACCTGACCAACTGGTCGCCCGAGCTGGTCGACTATCTGCTGGTCGACAACATCAGCTCGACCGAGATCACCGACCAGGTGGCCTCGGCCTACGCCACCGGCGACCTGTTCACCCTGCCCGCGGGCGAGGTGAAGGCGGCCATCGGCGCCGAGTGGCGGAAGATCTCCAGCGTCGACAACCCGGCGCCGGTGCTGCTCGACTTCGCCTCGGCCGGCTTCGGCGAGCGCAACCGCACCGCCGGCTCGTACAGCGTCAAGGAGCTGTTCGGCGAGGCGATCGTGCCGCTGATCGCCGACGCCCCGATGATGGACTACGTCGGCCTCGAGCTGGCGGCCCGCTACTCCGACTACTCCCTCGCGGGCGAGGTGTGGACGTACAAGGCCGGCGGCGAGTGGCGGGTGAACCCCGACATCCGCTTCCGCGCCCTCTACCAGCGCGCGGTGCGGGCGCCGAACATCACCGAGCTGTTCGGCGGCCTGGTGAACACCTATCCGTTCATCGTCGACCCCTGCTCGGCCTCGGCCAACCCGTCGGGCCAGGTCGCGGCGCTCTGCGTCGCCCAGGGCGTGCCGGCCTCGGCGCTGGGCAGCTACCAGCAGAACGGCGCGGCGCTCGAGGCGCGGCTGGTCTCGAACCCCAACCTCGATCCCGAGAAGTCCGACACGCTGACGCTGGGCATGGTCTACACGCCCTCGCAGATCCCGGGCCTCAGCCTGACGCTGGACTACTACGACATCGAGATCTCGGACGCGATCGAGCGTCTGGGCGGCGGCGCCCAGGGCGTGCTGGCCGGGTGCTTCGCCTCGGGCGATGCGAACAACCCATTCTGCCGCACCTTCTCGCGCTCGCCGACGACCTACGAGATCGTCGACTTCGGCGTGCCGCTCGCCAACGTCGCCAGCCTGAAGACCTCGGGCGTCGACATGGCCGCGTCCTACCGCTGGTCGATGGACAGCCTGGGGATCGGCGACGACGACGCCGACCTGCGGGCGACGCTGATGGGCACCTGGGTCGACAAGAACGTCTTCCGCGCCAACGACACCGCCGCGCCGACGGACCGGGTCGGGACGGTGGGCGGCGACACGCCGGCGATCCCGGAATGGCGCGCCAACGCGACCCTGAACTACGCCTCGGCCGGCCTCGAGCTGACCTGGAACGTCGAGTACCTGTCGTCGGTGAAGGACCGCAAGTACGCCAACAACCTGGCGGCCGGCGTGGCCAACCCGAAGGCGGGGATCGCCAATCCGAAGGTCGGCGCCTACTGGTACCACAACGTCCGGGCGGCCTACGACCTCGACCGGTTCACCGTCTACGGCGGGGTGCGGAACCTGTTCGACAAGGACCCGCCGATGCTGTCGTCGCCGATCGAGTCCAACACGGACCCGAACACCTACGACATGATCGGCCGCTACCTCTTCGTGGGCGTGAGCGCCAAGTTCTAG
- a CDS encoding tetratricopeptide repeat protein: MHRQLAPIAAAVLLALPGVALAQGAQAQGSQAQGSQAQGSQQSAEPQVYQGKDLFGRPMYTRGPNPVNVGATDNLLRAVAEAKAAYERDMTIDSATWYGRLLGYQGLARESIEVYSAGLKKYPNSAKLLRHRAHRYFNLREFDKSIQDGLRAAELYKDKPLEREKLGPDYFPSTPDVVQFYLYYHLGQAYFAKHDYDDAAKWFSKSREVALATGGAPDVTAATYWQYLALARGGETDKAEALLDAYDYDLRDLSTNLEGNNYFDGVMLFKHLRDPADFFSDRDSGKAFSTSDGIKASSSYSLANYWLIKGETEKAKEHLRRAMQIDTWSFFARVQAEADWVLLYGAEAP; the protein is encoded by the coding sequence ATGCATCGTCAGCTTGCGCCGATCGCGGCCGCCGTCCTGCTCGCCCTGCCGGGCGTCGCCCTGGCCCAGGGAGCTCAGGCCCAGGGAAGTCAGGCCCAGGGAAGTCAGGCCCAAGGGAGCCAGCAGAGCGCCGAGCCGCAGGTCTATCAGGGCAAGGACCTGTTCGGCCGGCCCATGTACACCCGCGGCCCCAACCCGGTGAACGTCGGAGCGACCGACAACCTGCTGCGCGCCGTCGCCGAGGCCAAGGCCGCCTACGAGCGCGACATGACGATCGACAGCGCCACCTGGTACGGCCGCCTGCTGGGCTACCAGGGCCTCGCGCGCGAATCGATCGAGGTCTACAGCGCCGGCCTGAAGAAGTACCCGAACTCGGCCAAGCTGCTCCGCCACCGGGCGCACCGCTATTTCAACCTGCGCGAGTTCGACAAGTCGATCCAGGACGGCCTGCGCGCCGCCGAGCTCTACAAGGACAAGCCGCTCGAGCGCGAGAAGCTGGGCCCCGACTACTTCCCGTCCACGCCGGACGTGGTGCAGTTCTACCTCTACTACCACCTCGGCCAGGCCTACTTCGCCAAGCACGACTACGACGATGCGGCCAAGTGGTTCAGCAAGTCGCGCGAGGTGGCGCTGGCCACCGGCGGCGCGCCCGACGTGACCGCCGCGACCTACTGGCAGTACCTGGCGCTGGCGCGGGGCGGCGAGACCGACAAGGCCGAGGCCCTGCTCGACGCCTACGACTACGACCTGCGCGACCTCAGCACCAACCTCGAGGGCAACAACTATTTCGACGGCGTGATGCTGTTCAAGCATCTGCGCGATCCGGCCGACTTCTTCTCGGACCGCGACTCCGGAAAGGCCTTCTCCACCTCGGACGGGATCAAGGCCTCGTCCAGCTACAGCCTGGCCAACTACTGGCTGATCAAGGGCGAGACCGAGAAGGCGAAGGAGCACCTGCGCCGCGCCATGCAGATCGACACCTGGAGCTTCTTCGCCCGGGTGCAGGCCGAGGCGGACTGGGTGCTGCTCTACGGCGCCGAGGCCCCCTGA
- a CDS encoding dipeptidase yields MSQGLDRRRLLAGGLLALTAAGAARAAAPKPPLVFDALGEIRTVYTPELVDQILASGTRAIAVTVTDPKVAAAEAYAQTNADLDLYDRYLDSMPRHYIRARRIADAERAAREGKLAVYYNLQNSTPVEGDAARLPALKARGVTSIQLTYNDTNLSGSGCYAPQDVGLTAHGRELIARLEAEGVLLDLSHAGMKTMAEAIAAARRPMIISHTACKDLRDHARNTTDANLRAVAAKGGVIGITQIRRFVTDLKRDNLGFYFDHIVHAVKVAGIEHVGIGSDRDHRVIPDTEEELRILLKEEGPQLSAADWPMYLEGLNGPHRMTVVRDELRKRGFRPSELDKLLGANVRRIYAEVVG; encoded by the coding sequence ATGTCGCAGGGTCTGGATCGTCGCCGCCTTCTGGCGGGCGGCCTGCTGGCGTTGACGGCGGCCGGCGCGGCCCGCGCCGCCGCCCCGAAACCGCCGCTGGTGTTCGACGCCCTTGGCGAGATCCGGACGGTCTACACGCCCGAGCTGGTGGACCAGATCCTGGCCAGCGGGACCCGCGCCATCGCGGTGACGGTGACCGACCCGAAGGTGGCCGCGGCCGAGGCCTACGCCCAGACCAACGCCGACCTCGACCTCTACGACCGCTATCTCGACAGCATGCCGCGCCACTACATCCGCGCGCGCCGGATCGCCGACGCCGAACGCGCGGCGCGCGAGGGCAAGCTGGCCGTCTACTACAACCTGCAGAACTCCACGCCGGTCGAGGGCGATGCGGCCCGGCTGCCGGCCCTGAAGGCCCGCGGGGTCACCAGCATCCAGCTGACCTACAACGACACCAACCTGTCGGGGTCGGGCTGCTACGCGCCGCAGGACGTCGGGCTCACCGCCCACGGCCGCGAGCTGATCGCTCGGCTGGAGGCCGAGGGCGTCCTGCTCGACCTGTCCCACGCGGGCATGAAGACCATGGCCGAGGCCATCGCGGCGGCGCGGCGGCCGATGATCATCTCGCACACCGCCTGCAAGGACCTGCGCGACCATGCGCGCAACACCACCGACGCGAACCTGCGGGCGGTGGCGGCCAAGGGCGGCGTGATCGGCATCACCCAGATCCGCCGGTTCGTCACCGACCTGAAGCGCGACAACCTCGGCTTCTACTTCGACCACATCGTCCATGCGGTGAAGGTCGCCGGGATCGAGCACGTCGGCATCGGCAGCGACCGCGACCACCGCGTCATCCCGGACACCGAGGAGGAGCTGCGGATCCTGCTGAAGGAGGAGGGCCCCCAGCTCTCGGCCGCGGACTGGCCCATGTACCTCGAGGGGCTGAACGGGCCGCACCGGATGACCGTCGTGCGGGACGAGCTGCGCAAGCGCGGCTTCCGCCCGTCCGAACTCGACAAGCTTCTGGGCGCGAACGTGCGCCGCATCTACGCGGAGGTGGTCGGCTGA
- a CDS encoding DUF885 domain-containing protein — protein MRLSILAIRSAAAGVAALLATTAWAEPSADGRFDSLAREHWEAFIQERPLFATDAGDPRYDDRLERVRPEDFQRRGALAARYLERLRAMDPATLGPERRTAYRALERDLTLQAEMGLSPGALLPRLYPINWHQTFVEYAHRVRLQTPEQHRTYVGRLEAFAVQLDDFRVLLEAGLRRGYTQPCGSLDHFSAELRAARSRTPEESGYFTPLRAPADLPAATAAELQAAAAGTIRERIHPALDRLIAFVDGPYRTRCRTRVGLSEVPGGAAWYATLARHYTTTDTPVAEIEALGLAEVARLRGEMEAVMRETGFTGDFQAFAAMLREDPRFYATTEADYLARSAVVAKAADAVLLRYFHPEDLPRLPFAIEPIPAELAPGASATNFYPPNAGERKPGILYLNTYDLKARPLYELPGLTLHNAMPGHHLQIVLQQAMADLPPQVRYGDMVAYTEGWSLYAEWLGGEMGLYSDPYVRFGQLNMEMWRALRLVVDPGLHLHGWTREQAVTYMLENSAMSRRAIEHEVDRYISWPAQSLSYRLGDLKFRELRARAEARLGERFDIRDFHHAVLATGTVPLSALDAAVEDWLAAQEAP, from the coding sequence ATGCGACTTTCCATTTTGGCAATCCGGAGCGCCGCAGCGGGCGTGGCCGCCCTGCTGGCGACGACCGCCTGGGCCGAGCCGTCCGCGGACGGCCGGTTCGATTCGCTCGCCCGGGAGCACTGGGAAGCCTTCATCCAGGAGCGGCCGCTGTTCGCCACGGACGCCGGCGATCCCCGCTACGACGATCGCCTCGAGCGCGTCCGTCCCGAGGACTTCCAGCGCCGCGGCGCCCTGGCGGCCCGCTATCTGGAGCGGCTGCGCGCAATGGATCCCGCCACGCTCGGACCCGAGCGCCGCACGGCGTACCGGGCGCTGGAGCGCGACCTGACGCTGCAGGCCGAGATGGGCTTAAGCCCCGGCGCGCTGCTGCCGCGCCTCTATCCGATCAACTGGCACCAGACGTTCGTCGAGTACGCGCACCGCGTCCGCCTGCAGACTCCCGAGCAGCACCGGACCTATGTCGGAAGGCTCGAGGCCTTCGCGGTGCAGCTCGACGATTTCCGCGTCCTGCTCGAGGCGGGCCTGCGGCGCGGCTACACCCAGCCGTGTGGCAGCCTCGACCACTTCTCGGCCGAACTGCGCGCCGCCCGCAGCCGGACGCCCGAGGAGAGCGGCTATTTCACGCCCCTGCGCGCGCCGGCGGACCTGCCCGCCGCGACCGCGGCCGAGCTGCAAGCGGCGGCGGCCGGAACGATCCGGGAGCGGATCCATCCGGCGCTGGATCGCCTGATCGCCTTCGTGGACGGGCCCTACCGCACCCGCTGCCGCACCAGGGTCGGCCTTTCGGAGGTCCCGGGCGGGGCCGCCTGGTATGCGACCCTCGCGCGCCACTACACCACCACCGACACGCCGGTGGCCGAAATCGAGGCCCTGGGCCTGGCCGAGGTCGCGCGCCTGCGCGGCGAGATGGAAGCGGTCATGCGCGAGACCGGCTTCACCGGCGACTTCCAGGCCTTCGCGGCGATGCTGCGCGAGGATCCGCGCTTCTACGCCACGACCGAGGCCGACTACCTGGCCCGCTCGGCGGTCGTGGCCAAGGCGGCGGACGCGGTCCTGCTGCGCTACTTCCACCCGGAGGACCTGCCGCGGCTGCCGTTCGCGATCGAGCCGATCCCGGCCGAGCTCGCGCCGGGCGCCTCGGCGACCAACTTCTACCCGCCGAACGCCGGCGAGCGGAAACCGGGGATCCTCTACCTCAACACCTACGACCTGAAGGCGCGGCCGCTCTACGAACTGCCCGGCCTGACGCTGCACAACGCCATGCCGGGCCACCACCTGCAGATCGTCCTGCAGCAGGCCATGGCCGACCTGCCGCCGCAGGTGCGCTACGGCGACATGGTCGCCTACACCGAGGGCTGGTCGCTCTACGCCGAGTGGCTCGGCGGCGAGATGGGCCTCTACTCCGATCCCTACGTGCGGTTCGGCCAGCTCAACATGGAGATGTGGCGCGCGCTGCGGCTGGTGGTCGATCCGGGCCTGCACCTGCACGGTTGGACCCGCGAGCAGGCGGTGACCTACATGCTGGAGAACTCGGCCATGTCCCGCCGGGCGATCGAGCACGAGGTCGACCGCTACATCTCCTGGCCGGCGCAGTCGCTGTCCTACCGGCTGGGGGACCTGAAGTTCCGCGAGCTGCGGGCCAGGGCCGAGGCCCGGCTGGGCGAGCGGTTCGACATCCGCGACTTCCACCACGCCGTGCTGGCCACCGGGACGGTCCCGCTGTCGGCCCTCGATGCGGCCGTGGAGGACTGGCTCGCCGCGCAGGAGGCTCCCTAG
- a CDS encoding Lrp/AsnC family transcriptional regulator, protein MTTLTRKEHQLLDLLRQNARRTVSDLARDLNVSRPTLQNMLRKLEEVAIERYTVELKPSFSRTAIRAYVLLNRNPQKATEILEVIRRFPQVRYVCTVTGEFDVLVELQTDRYEDLEGILHGIEMLDGVERTQTYMVLGDRLMAEPAPREPA, encoded by the coding sequence ATGACGACGCTCACGCGCAAGGAGCACCAGCTGCTCGACCTGCTGCGCCAGAACGCGCGCCGGACGGTCTCGGACCTGGCCCGCGACCTCAACGTCTCGCGGCCCACGCTCCAGAACATGCTGCGCAAGCTCGAGGAGGTGGCGATCGAACGCTACACCGTCGAGCTCAAGCCCAGCTTCTCGCGAACGGCGATCCGGGCCTACGTCCTGCTCAATCGCAATCCGCAGAAAGCCACCGAGATCCTCGAGGTGATCCGGCGCTTCCCGCAGGTGCGCTACGTCTGCACCGTGACCGGCGAGTTCGACGTGCTCGTCGAACTGCAGACCGATCGGTACGAGGACCTGGAGGGCATACTGCATGGGATCGAGATGCTCGACGGCGTGGAGAGGACCCAGACCTACATGGTGCTGGGCGATCGGCTGATGGCGGAGCCTGCTCCGAGGGAGCCCGCCTAG
- the amaB gene encoding L-piperidine-6-carboxylate dehydrogenase, translated as MSVRPTFSAAPAEPAATQAVRILQSWGLDGLDTGDLEVRSPIDGTRLARLACDSPEDIDAKVGRAQAAFETWRQTPAPVRGAFVRELAEVLRELKSELAALVTLECGKIRSEAEGEVQEMIDICDFAVGLSRQLHGLTIASERPQHKMFETWHPIGPVGVISAFNFPVAVWSWNAALALVCGDSIVWKPSEKTPLTALACARAFAEAARRFGRAPEGLLEVVIGRAEAGAQLAADRRLPLISATGSTAMGRKVAQAVGARLGRSLLELGGNNAIVLTPSADLDLAVQAIAFGAIGTAGQRCTTTRRLFVHETVYDETLARLEAAYGRAPVGDPFEAQTLVGPLIDRQAFEGMQAALAKAAQDGGRVVGGERVREDLGAEAYYVRPALVAHSGAENVFEETFAPILHVFRYRDLEDAIRRNNDAPQGLSSAIFTTDLREAELFTSATGSDCGIANVNIGTSGAEIGGAFGGEKDTGGGRESGSDAWKAYMRRQTQTTNYGRTLPLAQGVRFEL; from the coding sequence ATGAGCGTGCGTCCCACCTTTTCCGCCGCGCCGGCCGAGCCGGCCGCGACTCAGGCCGTTCGCATCCTGCAGAGCTGGGGGCTCGACGGCCTCGATACGGGCGACCTTGAGGTCCGGAGCCCGATCGACGGGACGCGCCTGGCGCGCCTGGCCTGCGACAGCCCCGAGGACATCGACGCCAAGGTGGGCCGCGCGCAGGCGGCGTTCGAGACCTGGCGGCAGACTCCGGCCCCGGTGCGGGGCGCCTTCGTCCGCGAGCTGGCCGAGGTGCTGCGCGAGCTGAAGTCCGAGCTCGCCGCCCTGGTCACCCTCGAATGCGGCAAGATCCGCAGCGAGGCCGAGGGCGAGGTGCAGGAGATGATCGACATCTGCGACTTCGCCGTCGGGCTGTCGCGGCAGCTCCACGGCCTGACGATCGCGTCCGAGCGCCCGCAGCACAAGATGTTCGAGACCTGGCACCCGATCGGCCCGGTGGGGGTCATCTCGGCCTTCAACTTCCCGGTCGCCGTGTGGTCCTGGAACGCCGCCCTGGCGCTCGTGTGCGGCGACAGCATCGTCTGGAAGCCGTCGGAGAAGACGCCGCTGACCGCCCTGGCCTGCGCCCGCGCCTTCGCCGAGGCGGCGCGCCGGTTCGGCCGCGCCCCCGAAGGCCTGCTGGAGGTCGTGATCGGCCGCGCCGAGGCCGGCGCCCAGCTCGCCGCCGACCGGCGCCTGCCGCTGATCAGCGCCACCGGCAGCACCGCCATGGGCCGCAAGGTGGCGCAGGCCGTCGGCGCCCGGCTCGGCCGCAGCCTGCTGGAACTGGGCGGCAACAACGCCATCGTCCTGACGCCCAGCGCCGACCTCGACCTCGCCGTCCAGGCCATCGCCTTCGGCGCCATCGGCACGGCCGGCCAGCGCTGCACCACGACCCGCCGCCTGTTCGTGCACGAGACCGTCTACGACGAGACCCTGGCCCGGCTGGAGGCGGCCTACGGCCGGGCGCCGGTCGGCGACCCCTTCGAGGCGCAGACCCTGGTCGGGCCCCTGATCGACCGGCAGGCGTTCGAGGGCATGCAGGCGGCCCTGGCCAAGGCGGCCCAGGACGGCGGGCGCGTCGTCGGCGGCGAGCGGGTGCGGGAGGACCTGGGGGCCGAGGCCTACTACGTGCGGCCGGCGCTGGTGGCGCACTCGGGCGCGGAGAACGTCTTCGAGGAGACCTTCGCCCCGATCCTGCACGTGTTCCGCTATCGCGACCTGGAGGACGCCATCCGCCGCAACAACGACGCGCCCCAGGGACTCTCGTCGGCGATCTTCACCACCGACCTGCGCGAGGCCGAGCTGTTCACCTCTGCGACGGGCAGCGACTGCGGCATCGCCAACGTCAACATCGGCACCAGCGGGGCCGAGATCGGCGGGGCGTTCGGGGGCGAGAAGGACACCGGCGGCGGGCGCGAGAGCGGCAGCGACGCCTGGAAGGCCTACATGCGGCGCCAGACCCAGACGACCAACTACGGACGGACGCTGCCGCTGGCGCAGGGCGTGCGGTTCGAGCTCTAG